The nucleotide window TACGAGAAGTTCCTCCGGACGGAGTCAGTCGAAGACGCCAATCGCGATGGCGTCGTCTACACGCGCCCGTTCCTAGCGGACTTCATGTTGAATCGGGTTGCAGACAGCTGCAAGTTCAACAGCGACACGAAGGTGCTGGACCCGACGTGTGGCTCGGGCATCTTCTTGGTTGCGGCGTTCCGCCACATTGTTGAAAGCGAGCTTGCAGGAGGCGTACAGCGGGGCCGTCGATACCTTTCCCTGTGGAGGTTACACGACCTGCTCAAACGCTGCATCTATGGGGTGGAGAAATCTTCTTCGGCGGCGCAGGTTGCTGCGTTCAGCTTGTACCTGAACCTTCTGGACTACCTCGATCCCGCAGATCTTGCGTCTCGCGTCAACGAGGTGAGCGCTGAAAAGGTGTTCCCTCGGCTGCTTGGGTCGAACATCCTCGTGGCAGACTTCTTTTCCAGCAAACGCTTTTTTCCCGAAGTCAGTTTCGACGTCACCGTTGGCAACCCGCCATGGAAGAAGTTGGCCGACGTCACCAAACACAGCGGCGACGTAGAGAAATACGAAATAGAGTGGCACGACGCCTCCCAACACGTGGCATGGAGCGTCGTGAAGAAGTACCTCAAGTCCGGCGGACGGCTTGCTTTGGTGCTGCCAGCCAAGTCCTTTGCGGCACCGGCCGCAGGCCGTTTCGTCACGGCCTTTGCGCGGGAAGCCGACATCGACTTGGTTGTGAACATGTCCAGTTGGCGGCGTTACCTCTTCGCAGGCGCTGAGGATCCGGCAGCTCTGATGTTTGCCACCAATCGACGTCCGAAAGCAATGGGACGCACCTGGTTCTACATGCCTCGGCTGTGGTCTCAGCCCTTCAAGCCCGACGCCATGTGGATGCTCGCCGTCGATCGAGCCGACGTGAACAGCCTGCCCAGCGCTATGGCGTTTGCCAACCCCGAAAGCGTGTTTGATGCTTTCGTCCTCAAGCCGTATGACCGTCGGGTCAAGCAGCGGCTCATCGATCTGTACCACGGAGACAAAGTCACCTCTCTTCGGAGGTTGCTGGACGATGCGGGTTTGGAGCTTGCGCGGGGGGTGACCGCCGCAGAATTGCAAGTCCCCGGCGCTGCAAGAGCTGCTGCTGCGCAACTTGATCCAAAGTGGCGCGATGAGAGGCGTTCAGTCATCACGGACCTGACTTCCATCTTTGCTGCTCACCCGGACCTTCAAGACCTGTCGATCAAGCAACTGCCGAAGAACTCCGTCGGTGCACGCTGCAAAGGACCTCGGCTGATCCTGGCTCGCAGCATGCAGTACTGCTACTGCACCTCGCAGGTCTTTGCGGTCAACCCGACTTTCAATTTGATCTTCTCGATCAAACCAACGCCCAAGCGCGACGAGGCGGCTCTGCTCGAGCTGCTATCCCGCATAGGCCAATATCTGATGAGCGATTTTGCGCGGTACCAATTCGCATTGTTCGGCAAGCTCTGGCAGATCGATGGGAAGCGAGCGGAGAAGCTCGATTTGGAACGCATCGTGGTGCCTTCGCTTTTTTCGCTGCAAAGCCATGCTGATTGGGATTGCTCGGCTTTCAAAGCGAGAGACATCCTGAAGCGGATGGAGATGGAGGAATTTCTGGCACCTCTCGAGGACTACGCAAGCTTTCGCCGTGAACTTGAGAACGCTCGTTGGCCCACACCTCGTCCGTCAGAAGATGCAAGCGTGCCGAAGACCTATTTGGCCATGCTTGAAGAGGTGTTGGCTAGTCGCCTGAACGAGCAAGTGGAAGTCAAAGCCGGTAGAGGAAACTCGTTGATGACCGAGATTGTGCTTGGCTTCCAGGGCGACTTGGAAGATTCTGCATTGGGGGCATTAAGTGATGGCGACGGATTCCAGTTCTTTGACTCGGCAAGACTCAAGCGAGGCAATGGACGCTCACAGGTCATCATTTGCAAGCCCAAGGGCCCTGAACACATGACGCTCGAACGCGCGTATGCCGACGGTCTCCACGTGATCAACCGCTTGTTTCTACACTGACGCGCGATGCACAACCCATTGCTCGTTGACCTTCAGGCGTCGCTTCAAAGTTGCGTCCCCGACAAACGCCGGTCTGCCATGATCGGAAAGTTTGTGAGCCAGTGTTTGGGGCTCGCCCATGCTGCTCATGACAATCTGATCGGTCCCAACTGGACCACGTTCTTGCAGAAGAAGGGGGCCCTTTCCAAGACAAAGACCAGCGCCCCTCGCGTGAAGGAAACGGCGCTGTCAGCCGACATTGCGCTTGAAGCACAGGCGCTGCTGAAAAAAGGCTCACAGCAGCAACGCGCAACGGCACCCCTGGGCTTTAAACCTTCTGATGCGATCTCCTATGTTCAAGCGGATGCGCTCATGCCCAGCAAAAAGGCCACAGGCAACAGTTCAAAGCGTCCCGACCTTGTTTTCATGCCGGCCGATCCCGAACTGAACCTGGCATTCGCAGTTGAGGCAAAGGTCCTTGAAGGTCAGAACGACTGCAAGGATGTGCTCTTGGGACCCGAAGGGATAGGTTGTTTCACGCGGCCAGATGATCCTTACGAAACCAGCGGCGTCATTGGCCTGTTTGGATACGCGGACCAAGCGACCGTTGCGCAGCATCAGGCGGCCCTGCACTCGGCCATGACCATTGACTCGGTGACCGGCTTCCTCGGCGTGGTCACTGCGCAGCGCGGCTGCACCTGGGACAACGTCACGACCTCCCGAGAAAGTACTTTGGCGACGATCAAGTCCTCTGGGATGGTCTGCCTTGGCGTCGTGCTTAGTTTCCCCAGCATTCGCCAATCCAACTCTGTACCAGCGAAAAAGCGAGCAGCAACTGCAAAGGCTCCGACGAAGCCTCCCGCAAGAACGACGACGTCGACATCGTCCGCAAGGCACATTGGACGGGACACAGTCCGTCCTCCGCAGTCAATCAAGCAAAAGACGCGTTAGAGAGTAGCTAGCAATACTTTGTCCTTGGCCACTCGACGCAGGCGAGTGCCGAGAACCAAGCGCTTGCCGTGCAGATCGTGGCCACCGCGCACGAACGCCGCAGTTCTGGGAAGCCACCAATTTCCGCTCCGCACATTTGTGCCGTTGATTCTGCGTATCCGTCCGGCCAACCCATCTACCCCGATCAAGGCATTGCAAGCACCATCGTGTCCACGTAAACCATCGTGCACACCATGTCTCAAGACATCCCCACTTCGCGCTACTCAGTCCCTCGCACACGCCGGGTCTACAGCGCGCAATTCAAGGCCGAGCTGGTTGCCACCTGCCAGCAACCCGGCGCATCCATTGCCGCCACGGCACGTCAACATGGCATGAATGCCAATGTGCTGCATCGCTGGCTCAGGGAGCATCGCCTGGGTCTGCATCAGGCCGCCTCCAATACCGCCCATGTTGCTGCGCCCAGCAGCGCCCCTGCCTGCGTCGATGCGGCTGTTGAACCAGTGGTCAATGCACAACCTGCTCGCACCCCGACGCATCCGGCCCATCCGGTGCTTGCCAGCACGGTGCCCGCCTTCATCGCGATGGCACTGGACCCGCAGGCGATGCACCCTCAGGCAGCGAATGCGCAAGCTGCCTCCAGTGCTGCATCGTCAACTCCCTCATCAGACATCCGCATCGAGTGCTGTCACCATGGCACCCGCGTGACGGTCAATTGGCCGGTGGCAGCGGCTGCCGAGTGTTCCCGCGCATTGCAGGGTTTGCTGCAGGTGCTGCGGCAATGATCCGCATCGACGCCGCCTGGCTTGCCACCGCCCCGCTGGACATGCGCGCCGGCACCGACACGGCCCTGGCCCGGGTGGTCGCCGTGTTCGGCGCGGCCCGTCCTCATCACGCCTATCTGTTCACCAACAAACGCGCCAACCGCATCAAGGTGCTGGTGCACGACGGCATCGGCATCTGGTTGGCGGCTCGGCGCCTGCACCAGGGCAAGTTCGTCTGGCCGGCAACCAGCAATGAGCAGTGGCAGTTGGAGTCCGATCAGCTTCAGGCTCTGGTGCTGGGCCTGCCTTGGCGACGCATGGGAGACGCTGGCGTCATCACCGTGGTCTGAAGCGGGTGTGCAATCGGTACATCTGCGCGTGAAAGCGCCGTGCCATCCTTGGCACACTGGCGCTGATGTTGATGCCGCCCCAATCCCTGGAGGATCTGAGCGCAGAGCAACTGCGCGAGATGACCACGCGGCTGCTGGCCCAGTTGCGCCATAGCCAGGCCCTGAACGCCAAGCTCACCCACGAGAACGCGCTCTTGAAGCGCATGAAGTTCGCCGCCCAGTCGGAGCGCTTCAATGCCGAGCAGCGTAGCCTGCTCGATGACGAGATCGAAGCCGATCTGGCAGCCGTCGCCCACGAGATCGAGCAGTTGCAGCCGCCTGCAGCATCCCCCGAGACCAGGCAGCAACCCAAACGCCAGCCGCTGCCCGCCCATCTGCCGCGCCGCGAGATCCAGCACGAGCCCGAGTCCACCACCTGCGCCTGTGGCTGTGTGATGAAGCGCATCGGTGAAGACGTGGCCGAGAAGCTGGACTATGTGCCGGGCGTATTCACCGTCGAGCGCCACGTGCGTGGTAAATGGGCCTGCGCGAAGTGCGAAACCATCACCCAGGCACCGGTC belongs to Acidovorax sp. YS12 and includes:
- a CDS encoding N-6 DNA methylase, encoding MLALVERFCERLGYRGDSGLLEPIDFSRVAGVAQTLWAAHDQAKLQACFGAWEDRWGPNSSQRFTPLVYIALADDEDDARRIHRWVWSQGKAPCLVIICPDEVIVCSGFHFLTDTRWNDAVQREPLSWSTEGDLAPLLRDLAPDRLRASITWRDFTKSGKVGVDTALLEGLEGLHEYLADSIKSEKLKIPPDLINRLIGRLIYTYLLTDKKVINVDGWERDAADGENSLEQQSSDFWTLQDRIDEIFNGGVFQISEHERSLITPSLLDLAIGFIRRGEKYDGKYRQTALFSIDLSAIRIETLSAVYEKFLRTESVEDANRDGVVYTRPFLADFMLNRVADSCKFNSDTKVLDPTCGSGIFLVAAFRHIVESELAGGVQRGRRYLSLWRLHDLLKRCIYGVEKSSSAAQVAAFSLYLNLLDYLDPADLASRVNEVSAEKVFPRLLGSNILVADFFSSKRFFPEVSFDVTVGNPPWKKLADVTKHSGDVEKYEIEWHDASQHVAWSVVKKYLKSGGRLALVLPAKSFAAPAAGRFVTAFAREADIDLVVNMSSWRRYLFAGAEDPAALMFATNRRPKAMGRTWFYMPRLWSQPFKPDAMWMLAVDRADVNSLPSAMAFANPESVFDAFVLKPYDRRVKQRLIDLYHGDKVTSLRRLLDDAGLELARGVTAAELQVPGAARAAAAQLDPKWRDERRSVITDLTSIFAAHPDLQDLSIKQLPKNSVGARCKGPRLILARSMQYCYCTSQVFAVNPTFNLIFSIKPTPKRDEAALLELLSRIGQYLMSDFARYQFALFGKLWQIDGKRAEKLDLERIVVPSLFSLQSHADWDCSAFKARDILKRMEMEEFLAPLEDYASFRRELENARWPTPRPSEDASVPKTYLAMLEEVLASRLNEQVEVKAGRGNSLMTEIVLGFQGDLEDSALGALSDGDGFQFFDSARLKRGNGRSQVIICKPKGPEHMTLERAYADGLHVINRLFLH
- a CDS encoding transposase gives rise to the protein MSQDIPTSRYSVPRTRRVYSAQFKAELVATCQQPGASIAATARQHGMNANVLHRWLREHRLGLHQAASNTAHVAAPSSAPACVDAAVEPVVNAQPARTPTHPAHPVLASTVPAFIAMALDPQAMHPQAANAQAASSAASSTPSSDIRIECCHHGTRVTVNWPVAAAAECSRALQGLLQVLRQ
- the tnpB gene encoding IS66 family insertion sequence element accessory protein TnpB; translation: MIRIDAAWLATAPLDMRAGTDTALARVVAVFGAARPHHAYLFTNKRANRIKVLVHDGIGIWLAARRLHQGKFVWPATSNEQWQLESDQLQALVLGLPWRRMGDAGVITVV